The genomic region TTCGGCATGATGGGCTCGGCGTACTTCACGACCCAGTACATCCAGTCGGTCCTGGACAAGAGCCCCCTCGAAGCCGCGCTGTGGAGCCTGCTGCCGTCGGTGCCCATCGGGCTCGCGGCGCCGGTCGGCGCACGGCTCGTGCAGCGGGGCGTTCCGCGCGCTCACGTCGTCGGCGCGGGCTTCGCCGTCAGCGCGTGCGGTTACGTGATGCTGGCCCTGGCCGGAACGGACTCCCTCTGGCTGCTGCTGGCCGCATGCGGCGTCCTGGCCTGCGGCATCGTCGCCGTCATGTCCCAGGTGGCGGACCTGGCCCTGAGCGCCGCTCCGGTGGAGAAAGCCGGCGCGGCCTCGTCCCTGCTGGAGACCGGGACGGAGTTCGGCGGCGCGCTGAGCATGGCGTTCCTCGGCTCCATCGGTACGGCCGTCTACCGCCACGAGATCCCGGCCCCGGCCCCCGCTCCGGCCCGCGAGACACTGGGCGGCGCCCTGGCCGTCGCCGACCGGATGCCGGGGCGCGCGGGGGACGCCCTGGCGACGGCGGCACGCGAGGCCTTCACCAGCGGCATGCACGCGGCGGCGATCACGGGCGCGGTGCTGCTGGCCGGTGCGGCGGCAGCCGCGGCGGTGACCCTGCGGCGGGTCCACATACGGGAAAACGCCGGACGAGCTGATCGACTCAGCCCGTCCGGCGTGTGAGGACGAACCCGTTCAGGGCGAACGGGGGCCCGGGGGCGTCAGCCCCCAGGGAGCATCAGACCAGGTTCACGGAACGAGCCGAGGTCGCCCCGATCTCCGCCGCCACCTCGGCCAGGACACCGGGGTTGACCGTGTCGTCCACGGTCAGCACCGCAAGCGCCTCGCCGCCGGCCACGGCCCGGGACACCTGCATGCCGGCGATGTTGATGCCCGCCTCGCCGAGGATGCGGCCCACCGTGCCGACGACGCCCGGCCGGTCCTCGTACTTCAGGACGACCATGTGCTCGGCGAGCGCGAGGTCGACATCGTACTCGCCGACGGCGACGATCTTCTGCAGGTGCTTGGGACCGGCGAGCGTGCCGGAGACCGACACCTCCTCGCCGTCGGCGAGGGTGCCGCGCACGGTGACGACGTTACGGTGCTCGGTCGCCTCCGAGCTGGTGGTCAGCCGCACCTCGACCCCGCGCTCCTGGGCGAACAGCGGGGCGTTGACGTACGACACCGTCTCGTCGACGACGTCCTCGAAGACACCCTTGAGGGCGGACAGCTCCAGCACCTTCACGTCGTGCTGGGTGATCTCGCCGTACACCTCGACGTCGAGGCGGACCGCGACCTCACCGGCGAGCGCGGTGAAGATCCGGCCCAGGCGCTCGGCGAGCGGCAGACCCGGCTTGACGTCCTCGGCGATGACGCCGCCCTGGACATTCACCGCGTCCGGCACGAGCTCACCGGCGAGCGCGAGACGCACGGAACGGGCGACGGCGATACCGGCCTTCTCCTGCGCCTCGTCGGTGGAGGCACCGAGGTGCGGGGTGCACACGACCTGGTCGAACTCGAAGAGCGGCGAGTCGGTGCACGGCTCCTTGGCGTACACGTCGAGGCCGGCACCGGCGACCCGGCCCTCCTTGAGGGCGGAGTACAGCGCCTCCTCGTCGACGATCCCGCCGCGCGCGGCGTTGACGATGCGCACGCTCGGCTTGACCTTGCGCAGCGCCTCGTCGCCGATCAGGCCGAGGGTCTCGGGGGTCTTGGGGAGGTGGACGGTGATGAAGTCGGAGACCTCCAGCAGCTCGTCCAGCGACAGCACCTTCACGCCCATCTGCGCGGCGCGGGCCGGCTGCACGTACGGGTCGTAGGCGACGACCTTCATGCCGAAGGCGGACATGCGCTGGGCGACCAGCGCACCGATCCGTCCCAGACCCACGACACCGAGGGTCTTCTCGGCCAGCTCCACGCCCGTGTACTTGCTGCGCTTCCACTCGCCGTTCTTCAGCGCGGCGTTGGCCTGCGGGATGTTGCGGGCGGTGGCGAGGAGGAGACCGCAGGCGAGCTCGGCGGCGGTCACGATGTTCGAGGTGGGGGCGTTGACGACCATCACGCCGGCCTTGGTGGCGGCGGAGACGTCCACGTTGTCCAGGCCGACGCCGGCTCGCGCGACGACCTTGAGCTTGTTCGCGGCGGCGATCGCCTCGGCGTCGACCTTGGTGGCCGAACGGATCAGGATCGCGTCCACCTCGGCGATGGCCGGGAGCAGCTCGGCCCGGTCCGCGCCGTTGCACTGCCGGATCTCGAAGTCCGGGCCCAGCGCGTCGAC from Streptomyces chartreusis NRRL 3882 harbors:
- the serA gene encoding phosphoglycerate dehydrogenase, with protein sequence MSSKPVVLIAEELSPATVDALGPDFEIRQCNGADRAELLPAIAEVDAILIRSATKVDAEAIAAANKLKVVARAGVGLDNVDVSAATKAGVMVVNAPTSNIVTAAELACGLLLATARNIPQANAALKNGEWKRSKYTGVELAEKTLGVVGLGRIGALVAQRMSAFGMKVVAYDPYVQPARAAQMGVKVLSLDELLEVSDFITVHLPKTPETLGLIGDEALRKVKPSVRIVNAARGGIVDEEALYSALKEGRVAGAGLDVYAKEPCTDSPLFEFDQVVCTPHLGASTDEAQEKAGIAVARSVRLALAGELVPDAVNVQGGVIAEDVKPGLPLAERLGRIFTALAGEVAVRLDVEVYGEITQHDVKVLELSALKGVFEDVVDETVSYVNAPLFAQERGVEVRLTTSSEATEHRNVVTVRGTLADGEEVSVSGTLAGPKHLQKIVAVGEYDVDLALAEHMVVLKYEDRPGVVGTVGRILGEAGINIAGMQVSRAVAGGEALAVLTVDDTVNPGVLAEVAAEIGATSARSVNLV